In Amaranthus tricolor cultivar Red isolate AtriRed21 chromosome 5, ASM2621246v1, whole genome shotgun sequence, a genomic segment contains:
- the LOC130813489 gene encoding uncharacterized protein LOC130813489, with the protein MRFQKKEKLSLNFIGPYEVTEKVGKVAYRLALPDELGKVHDVFHISQLKRYVPNKSHVLDPNTLDLHESLSYEEKPIKILDSKVHSARRKDIKMVKFLWSNKRTQEAT; encoded by the coding sequence ATGAGGTTTCAAAAGAAGGAGAAGTTGAGCCTAAATTTTATAGGACCTTATGAGGTCACGGAGAAGGTAGGAAAGGTCGCTTACAGACTAGCATTACCCGATGAGCTGGGTAAGGTCCATGACGTGTTTCACATTTCGCAGCTGAAGCGATATGTTCCTAATAAATCTCATGTGCTAGATCCCAATACCTTAGACCTTCATGAGAGTTTATCTTATGAAGAGAAGCCTATCAAGATCTTAGATTCTAAGGTGCATAGTGCGAGGAGAAAAGATATAAAGATGGTGAAATTTCTATGGTCTAACAAACGCACACAGGAGGCAACGTGA